Proteins encoded by one window of Glycine soja cultivar W05 chromosome 15, ASM419377v2, whole genome shotgun sequence:
- the LOC114388332 gene encoding transcription factor GTE7-like: MASAVLANRNEPNWPKHRVGGAGFMGKVPFSNPNPKSKSNPKLANSKRTLSASDDASSINRRSNDFVTFSQYVSFNIASYTNKEINDLKDRLTSELERTQRIRNRIESGDLQPGQSFNGHPKKPSNKKVSGNKRPLPSNSATDLKRSHSEVGSLMKGCSQVLQKLMKHKHGWIFNAPVDVVGLQLTDYYDVIKQPMDLGTVKSNLSMNKYTTPSDFASDVRLTFNNALAYNPKGHDVYTVAELLLTRFEELYRPLHEKFEGSVGHDRESEEELQASSWSHVEPERVKKKENPTPPPPPPPEKLQQEPPQPPASSSNPPLLQSPVRTPSPMRAPPVKPLKQPKPKAKDPNKRDMSLEEKHKLGLGLQSLPPEKMEQVVQIIRRRNGHLKQDGDEIELDIEAVDTETLWELDRLVTNYKKMVSKIKRQALMGNIYNDNVQANKGNEELPAREKVERAAVEAKKPKKVEAGDEDVDIGDEIPTSMFPPVEIEKDKDVAGGHASSSSCSSGSSSSDSSSSSDSDSGSSSGSDSEADNGQS, from the exons ATGGCTTCCGCCGTCCTAGCTAACCGGAACGAACCTAATTGGCCGAAGCATAGAGTCGGTGGTGCAGGATTCATGGGAAAAGTACCTTtctctaaccctaaccctaaatctAAATCTAATCCTAAATTAGCGAATAGCAAGAGGACTCTATCGGCATCGGACGATGCTTCCTCTATCAATAGGCGATCGAACGACTTCGTAACATTCTCCCAGTACGTCTCCTTCAACATCGCATCGTACACGAATAAGGAGATCAACGACCTGAAAGATCGGCTTACTTCGGAGCTCGAACGGACTCAGAGGATCAGAAATCGAATCGAGTCCGGTGATTTGCAACCTGGACAGAGCTTTAACGGCCATCCGAAGAAACCGTCGAACAAAAAGGTTTCCGGCAACAAGCGACCCTTGCCGTCGAATTCCGCGACGGATTTAAAACGATCGCATTCGGAGGTTGGGAGCTTGATGAAGGGTTGCTCGCAGGTTTTGCAGAAGCTTATGAAACACAAACATGGGTGGATCTTCAACGCTCCCGTTGATGTTGTTGGGTTGCAACTTACCGATTACTACGATGTAATTAAGCAACCCATGGATCTGGGAACGGTGAAGTCCAATCTTTCCATGAACAAGTACACGACGCCCTCCGATTTCGCCTCTGATGTGAGATTAACTTTCAACAATGCACTGGCTTACAACCCTAAGGGTCACGATGTGTACACCGTGGCAGAGCTGCTTCTGACGAGGTTTGAGGAGCTGTATCGGCCGTTGCATGAGAAATTCGAAGGTAGCGTAGGTCATGATCGCGAATCTGAGGAGGAATTGCAAGCCAGTTCGTGGAGCCACGTTGAGCCAGAGAGGGTGAAGAAAAAGGAGAATCCGACcccacctcctcctcctcctccggaGAAATTGCAACAAGAGCCTCCTCAGCCCCCTGCAAGTTCCTCTAACCCTCCATTGCTGCAGTCTCCGGTGCGCACGCCATCCCCAATGCGAGCTCCTCCTGTGAAGCCTTTGAAGCAACCAAAGCCGAAGGCCAAGGACCCTAACAAGAGGGACATGAGTCTTGAAGAGAAACACAAgttggggttagggttgcagAGTTTGCCGCCTGAGAAAATGGAACAGGTGGTGCAGATTATTAGGAGGAGAAACGGGCATTTGAAGCAGGATGGGGATGAGATCGAGTTAGACATTGAGGCTGTTGACACAGAAACACTTTGGGAACTTGATCGGTTGGTGACCAATTATAAGAAGATGGTTAGCAAGATCAAGAGGCAGGCATTGATGGGCAACATCTACAACGACAATGTGCAGGCTAACAAAGGCAATGAG GAATTGCCTGCTAGGGAGAAGGTTGAAAGGGCAGCAGTTGAGGCGAAGAAGCCAAAGAAAGTAGAAGCAGGGGATGAGGATGTTGACATTGGCGACGAGATTCCAACGAGTATGTTTCCCCCTGTGGAGATTGAGAAAGATAAAGATGTTGCTGGAGGCCATGCAAGTAGTAGTTCTTGTAGCTCTGGTAGTTCAAGCAGTGATTCCTCATCGTCTAGTG ATTCGGATTCGGGGAGTTCCTCAGGGAGTGATTCTGAAGCAGACAACGGGCAATCATAA